Below is a window of Methanobacterium sp. Maddingley MBC34 DNA.
GTGCATAACTTACAGTTCATGCACATTTTATCCATCACAAAGGCGAATCCATCCTTAATGGTTTTTTTACGCATGGTAGTAGTGGGTATTGCATTAACAGGACAGTGAATAGCACATTTTTCACACAACACACATTTTTCAGTGTCCACTTCAATGCTTCCTCTTTTAAGGGTGATGGCATCCTTAGGACATAGTTCTGCACATATTCCACAAGATATACAGTCTTCGGTGACTGATCCATCCCAAGTTACATGCTGGAAGCTGCGTGCTTCATTAACATCACAGGCTTTAACACAGCGGCCACATGAAACACAGAATCCTTTAATCTTCCTTTCAGTGTCTTCTGAGAGTCTGAGTGTGCCTACTGGACAGGCATCAATACAGGCAGTGGTTTCACAGCCCTCACAGAGTGTAGGATCATAGCGCAGGTGCCCGTTTATCATTTTAAGTGCTCCACCTTCACATGCATCTGCACATAAGCCACAGTTAAGGCAGGATATGATTTTTCCTTCCAGTTTTTCGTCTTCTTCCAGTTTTCTGATTTTCACCTGGAAGTCATCCACGTATATTGCCTGATTGGGGCATTCTTTCATGCACTTGAGACAAACTGTACATTTTTCAGGATCGATGGTGCAGTTTTCAATGGCACCTACCGGGCAAACATCCTCACAAACCCTGCACTCGGTGCATTTGCCCTGAGGTTCTACATCCACCATTATGGCCTCGGTGGGACAGTAATATTCACAGCGCCGGCAGAGGGTGCATTTTTCAGTGTCTGTAACCAGGCTGGTTCTTTCAGCTACCTCTTCCTCCTTCCTGGAGCGTGTGGGAGGTTGAACTGTGAGATTTAATGATTCCAGGAATTTGAGTTGCCTGTCTTCAATAACATCATAGGCATCTATTCTTGCCTTTTCAGGGCAGGCTGGGACGCATATACCACATCGGGAACAGATCCCCTTGACCACTCCATCTTCTATGTGGATGCTGTTAACTGGACATGTTAGTTCGCATACACCACAGGCATTGCATTTAGCCCGGTCTACCACGTATCCGCCGTATTTGTTGCGGAAGATTGCATGGTTGGGACAGGCTTCCATGCAGGCACCGCAGGTTATGCAGCTGAAGGCTTTACCATCAATGAGGCGGATTGCCCCTGTGGGACATTCCTGGATGCATTCTCCAATGCCTTTGCATTTATTGGTTGTTAGAAACATAATTTACCTTCCAAGTTGATTTTTTGTTTCTCTGGTGAGTATTATAATGTAACTCGTTGATCTGCAATCCGGTTCCCAGATTTTCATATCAACGTTTTAACGTTTTTCTAAATATGATATAGGTTAATTCTTTTTTTAAATGATCCTAAGTCAATCTTTGATTATTAGCCAATCATCGATTAACAGGTTAATCCTCCAATTTTTCAGGTGTCCTATTTCTTCCAAGTATCAGTTTACCCATTATAATTCCCACTGCCGCGGCCACAAAACCACTGGCCAGTTTTACATCCTGATAATAGGGGAATGGACCCAGGAAGTAGGCAACCAGGACTGCGATGATCAGGAAGATCAGGTAAACTGTGGAGTCAAATTTGAGTTTACTTTCCGGGTTCTCTTTAATTCGGCTGCCCAGGATGAATCCCAGCAGGAACCCCAGTACCATTGGTCCAATGTAGAATGTCATTTATTCAATCTCCCATCCAGCTTCGTCAGTTTCTTCTTCTGAATCATCTTTGTATTCGTTGAATCCCATGAATGCTATTACCACCGCAGCTAATCCCACCATAACCTTCAATCCCACCACGAAGTTGAGGTAGGGTATTATTCCTGCATGTGTGGGGTCAGGGTAGTCAAACAGGTTTTTTATGAAGACCGGGACTATACCATAAAGGTCAACTCCCAGGTTGTAGAGGTAGAAACCTGAAAATGCTAGTCCGGCAATTCCTAAAAATACGTAGGCCAGTGCCCCGATACTTTCTATTCCCGAAAGGAAATCATGAGATAGGTGGAATGGACTTTCTTTAAGCCCGTATACAACTAAACAGAATATGAATCCTGCGGCTATCATGGCACCGCCCTGAAATCCTCCTCCAGGGGTGATGTGGCCTCCCAGAATGGTGAGTACGCCCCAGCACATGATTATAAGGGATGCAGGTAATACGAATATTTTGAGTATGGTGCTCATTTTATTTACCTCCCAGGCGGGCTCTGCCCCTTCCAAAGACCAGTAACACTGTAATAACCGCAGTTACCAAGATAAGGGCTTCACCCAGAGTGTCATAACCTCTCCAGTCAAATACCACTACTGTAACCATGTTAGGGGCGATGTTGGTCCCAACATAATTATATAGGTAACTGATACCAGGATATATCATTCCTTTGAACTGGTATGTGGATTGGAGTAGGGCTATGGCAAATATTGTCAGGGAAAATCCCATTATAATATTTCTTATTCCATTAGACATTTAAATTCCCCCAGTAGAATAGGGTAATTACTATTGTCAGCGCAATTATAACGTAAAACGTCATAGATGCTAATGAATCGTTTTGTTCGCTTCGTAGGCGATTCATAAGAGGCATAGATGTTAAAAAGACCCCCAGAACTACCAGTACCGCCACGATCATTAAAACCTTGTTAACCAGCCGGAGCATGATGAGTGCCACCAATACAGAGGATATTAGGGTTATCTCTGCAGTGAGCATTGATGATGTGGATATGTTGGTTACCGGACCATCATCGACTCCCTGGATGTCTTTTATCTTTTTAACTATCATATCGTAGAGGTTCATACTACACCTCCTGCCAGGCTGGTTGCCAGTGGCTGCAGGTAGCTGGTTACATATTGTGGGAAGAGACCAAATATGATACAAACTACCAGTAATACCACCATAGAGATTATGGTGGCTTTTGGTATCTTCTCATTCTTTATCTCCAGATCTGCAGGTTTCGGACGCAAGTAAACTGCGTGGAATGCTTTCATGAAGGTCATGAAGGTCACGATACTCAGGAGTATCATTATAACCCCCAGTTCAGGAAGGCCTGCATTGATGGATGCTTGAATTAGCATGAGTTTGCTCTGGAAAGCGTTAAGTGGAGGCACACCTGCCATTGCAAATCCGCCCAGTAACACCAGAAGAGCTACCAGTGGGTTTCTAACCATCATCCCCCCCAGCTTGCGAGTGTTGGCAGTTTCAGTCTGGTATAACACCACCCCAAAGCCAATGAACAGCAGGGCAGTTATTACTACTTCATTTACTGCCTGGAACAGTCCCGCAGTTATTCCATAGGCTGTACCCAGTCCCAGTCCTATTCCTATGTATCCCAATTCTCCCACTGCCAGAAATCCGATCATACGTTTGAGATCTGTCTGGACAATGGCCATGGTGATACCCAGGATCATGGCCAGTAAGGAAACTCCCAGAATAACCCACTGTGAAAATGGCAGATAGGAGAATATTCTGAGGATGATGATTCCCAGTGCAATGAAAGTAAACACTGAAAAAGCCTGGATCATTGCTGATCCACTGGGCAGTGCTTTGCTGTAAATTGCAGATTTGATGGTGTGGAATGGGGGTAATCCTGATCCATAAAGCCATCCAAATACTATCAATCCACAGGCCATTAAAAGTACGGGATTTTGTGGGTCAACCATCCCAGTTTTAATTGAATAAACTATATCCGTAATGTTAACATTTCCGGTAACTCCCAACAGAAGTGCTACACCCAATAAGAGTAGAGGAGCTGCCACACCTCCCAGTATCATGTACTTAAGGGCAGTTTCATAGTTGCCTTTTATATTGGATACCAGAACTATTCCCACTGTTGCCAGGGCCATTATCTCAAAAAAGACGTAAAGGTTGAATATGTCATCAGTTAAGAGTATGGCAGCCACTGCTGCAATTCCCATGAACAGCATGTAGGCATAGACCCCGGATGGTCGGCGGGTTTCATAAAGGGATGTGAAAAGGACCAGAAGTCCCACCAGACCCAGGACAAATAGGAATAACTGCTGTGCACTCTGGAAAGAGTAAGTAATAGCAGGGTGGAATGTGGCTAGGGCAGTTCCGGTTATAAGTGGTGGTAGATTGGTGGCTAGAGTTGGATT
It encodes the following:
- a CDS encoding multisubunit Na+/H+ antiporter, MnhB subunit (PFAM: Domain related to MnhB subunit of Na+/H+ antiporter), with product MSTILKIFVLPASLIIMCWGVLTILGGHITPGGGFQGGAMIAAGFIFCLVVYGLKESPFHLSHDFLSGIESIGALAYVFLGIAGLAFSGFYLYNLGVDLYGIVPVFIKNLFDYPDPTHAGIIPYLNFVVGLKVMVGLAAVVIAFMGFNEYKDDSEEETDEAGWEIE
- a CDS encoding formate hydrogenlyase subunit 3/multisubunit Na+/H+ antiporter, MnhD subunit (PFAM: NADH-Ubiquinone/plastoquinone (complex I), various chains), whose product is MNLLIPLMVIVPILCALFLNLLHKKDRTVKAVTIILALALPALPLLANYGLHFFGGYEPLVQNPTLATNLPPLITGTALATFHPAITYSFQSAQQLFLFVLGLVGLLVLFTSLYETRRPSGVYAYMLFMGIAAVAAILLTDDIFNLYVFFEIMALATVGIVLVSNIKGNYETALKYMILGGVAAPLLLLGVALLLGVTGNVNITDIVYSIKTGMVDPQNPVLLMACGLIVFGWLYGSGLPPFHTIKSAIYSKALPSGSAMIQAFSVFTFIALGIIILRIFSYLPFSQWVILGVSLLAMILGITMAIVQTDLKRMIGFLAVGELGYIGIGLGLGTAYGITAGLFQAVNEVVITALLFIGFGVVLYQTETANTRKLGGMMVRNPLVALLVLLGGFAMAGVPPLNAFQSKLMLIQASINAGLPELGVIMILLSIVTFMTFMKAFHAVYLRPKPADLEIKNEKIPKATIISMVVLLVVCIIFGLFPQYVTSYLQPLATSLAGGVV
- a CDS encoding 4Fe-4S protein (PFAM: 4Fe-4S binding domain), yielding MFLTTNKCKGIGECIQECPTGAIRLIDGKAFSCITCGACMEACPNHAIFRNKYGGYVVDRAKCNACGVCELTCPVNSIHIEDGVVKGICSRCGICVPACPEKARIDAYDVIEDRQLKFLESLNLTVQPPTRSRKEEEVAERTSLVTDTEKCTLCRRCEYYCPTEAIMVDVEPQGKCTECRVCEDVCPVGAIENCTIDPEKCTVCLKCMKECPNQAIYVDDFQVKIRKLEEDEKLEGKIISCLNCGLCADACEGGALKMINGHLRYDPTLCEGCETTACIDACPVGTLRLSEDTERKIKGFCVSCGRCVKACDVNEARSFQHVTWDGSVTEDCISCGICAELCPKDAITLKRGSIEVDTEKCVLCEKCAIHCPVNAIPTTTMRKKTIKDGFAFVMDKMCMNCKLCT